The following is a genomic window from Bacillus sp. V2I10.
GAAAAATTCGTTATTGGGAAGAAAAAGGGGTCATTCATTCCGAAAAAGAAGGTGAAGGAACCACAAGAAGGTATAATTATTTAAATGTCAAAAAAATTCTTTTGATCCAGGAGATGATCGAAGAAGGTTTTACACTTGATGCAGCAGCTAAAAAGGTAGAAAAACGAATGGAGAACCTTAATGAGGCCTTTCGAAAACTGGCTGATAGTTTTCCTGATGAGGAAAGTTGATTAACTAAGAGAATACTTATTATTAATCTTGTAATAGGACCATCTAATACAAGTATGTAGTTTCAAGAATATGGCGCTTATCCAGAAATGGTATGCTCCCCTTATAGTAGACACATTTAAAAAAGCGCATTAATCTGTCTACTAGGAGGGGGTATTTTTTATGGAGAAAAAAGCAGAGACTTATGATATATCGTTTAAGAAAAAAGCGGTGGATTTATATCATCAAAAGAAGAATTATTCAGCTGTTTCCAGAGAATTAAACATTCATCGAAAAAACATACAACGGTGGGTTAAACAGTTTAGTGAAGATGGAATTGTTGGTCTTAGGGAGAAACGCGGAAGAAAAAGTGGGTCTGGTAAAGTCTCTTCATCTACTATTGAAAATCCTCAAAAGAAAATAAAGCGATTAGAAGCTGAGAACGAACTGTTAAAAAAGCTTTTAAAGATGTGAAAGGGGGAATTGATTTAGAACCTAGTAATCTATTTCAAATCATTGATGATTTATCTAATCATTCTATACAGCTACTTTGCCATCTGGCTAAAGTATCAAGAAGTGGATACTACAAGTGGGTAAAGCGTAAAGCATTACCTTCGGAAAAGCAGATAGAGGATGAGAAGCTAAAGCAGAAAATAATAGAATGTCATCAGAAATATAAGGGCATCTATGGCTATAGAAGAATACAAATTTGGTTAAAGAGGACCTATGATATTCACATTAATCACAAAAAAGTTCAACGGTTACTAAGTGAGCTAGGTATTAAAGCAATTATCAGGAAGAAACGAATTTATTACGGTAAGAAAGAACCTTATCTTATCTCGAATAATTATTTAAATAGAGCCTTTTACGCTTCTCGCCCTAATGAAAAGTGGGTAACTGATATTACGTACCTCATTTTCAATGGACAGAAACTATATTTGTCTGCCATCAAAGACCTATATAATAACGAAGTTGTTGCGTACCAAATTAGTAGACGCAATGATTATAAGCTAGTCTTGGATACTCTTAAAAAAGCCATAAAAGGAAGGAATGTAAAAGGAATCCTTCTCCATAGTGATCAAGGATACCAATACACGTCCCATAACTATAATCAGCTACTCACAAGAAATAAAATGAAAGCTAGTATGTCTAGAAAGGGCAACTGTTGGGATAACGCTAGTATGGAAAATTTCTTTAGTCATTTAAAAACAGAATGTTTTAACCTTCATACTTTTAAAACTTCACAAGAGGTTAGAAGGGCTATTAAAGACTACATTCTCTTTTATAACCACGAAAGGTTTCAAAACAAGCTAAACAACCTGACTCCTATCGAATATAGAAGTCAGGCTTCTTAACTGCGCTTATTTTTTGTGTCTACTTGACAGGGGTCAGATCAGAAAAGGGATAGCGCTTTATTTAATGAAATAAAGTATTGAGTAAACCTTTTAATTTTGAAATAATTGGTATTAAGCATCGGGCAGGATTGTTGATTAAAAAGTGACATTATTTAACCTTCTGTTAATGATATTAAATTGGAAATACACATATTTGCTTAGAATATTATCACCTGAGGAGAAGAGATGAAGAAAGTAATTAACATGATTGATTCAAGTTCGAAAGTGGCAAGAGTGACGTTGCTTGAATTGAAAAAAACAGAAAAAGAACTTGGTGCTATTTTTCCAGATGAATACAAGGAACTCTTTTTAGAAACGAATGGAGCAAAATTTGGTGATTGGACTTTGTTCCCTATTCCAGCAGATGAACAATTAGAATTTACCATTGATATTGTAAAACGAAATCGAGAGAAAAGACCGAAGAATTTACCTAGTGATAGGATCTGTATTGGTGAAAAAATGAATGGTGATATACTCTGCTACCGTATTAGAAAAAGATTTATGCAGGAACAAATCTATATTTGGAATGATAAAACTGGAATAAGCGATTGCAAAGCATCAACATTAAGCCAATTTATTGATTGGTATGTACCGAGGGCGAATACTAATAATCCCAAAACAGTTGGTGCTTTTACAGTAGAAAGTGGAGAGTTAATTGTTACTGATCCATGTTATCAGGTGGATGATGAAAATGAGATGCAAATCATACTTTCAAATGTAAAAAAAGGGAATTGGACAACATCCATCTCTTACTCTAATGAAGAAGTGGTGAAAAATTTACTTGTATTTTATGGAGAAAACAAACCGAGTGGGAAATGGCATGATTACGATAAACTAATTGGAGTTGACTCTGCACAAGCTGGAATTTTTGATCTGGAAGCATTTGGTAGAGATGATGCCATCCAATTTGAATTGAAAAATGTCAATGACATTGAGATTGCTGAAGATGGATTAAAATATTATGTTGCATGCTGTGA
Proteins encoded in this region:
- a CDS encoding helix-turn-helix domain-containing protein — encoded protein: MEKKAETYDISFKKKAVDLYHQKKNYSAVSRELNIHRKNIQRWVKQFSEDGIVGLREKRGRKSGSGKVSSSTIENPQKKIKRLEAENELLKKLLKM
- a CDS encoding IS3 family transposase, with amino-acid sequence MKGGIDLEPSNLFQIIDDLSNHSIQLLCHLAKVSRSGYYKWVKRKALPSEKQIEDEKLKQKIIECHQKYKGIYGYRRIQIWLKRTYDIHINHKKVQRLLSELGIKAIIRKKRIYYGKKEPYLISNNYLNRAFYASRPNEKWVTDITYLIFNGQKLYLSAIKDLYNNEVVAYQISRRNDYKLVLDTLKKAIKGRNVKGILLHSDQGYQYTSHNYNQLLTRNKMKASMSRKGNCWDNASMENFFSHLKTECFNLHTFKTSQEVRRAIKDYILFYNHERFQNKLNNLTPIEYRSQAS
- a CDS encoding SMI1/KNR4 family protein, whose protein sequence is MKKVINMIDSSSKVARVTLLELKKTEKELGAIFPDEYKELFLETNGAKFGDWTLFPIPADEQLEFTIDIVKRNREKRPKNLPSDRICIGEKMNGDILCYRIRKRFMQEQIYIWNDKTGISDCKASTLSQFIDWYVPRANTNNPKTVGAFTVESGELIVTDPCYQVDDENEMQIILSNVKKGNWTTSISYSNEEVVKNLLVFYGENKPSGKWHDYDKLIGVDSAQAGIFDLEAFGRDDAIQFELKNVNDIEIAEDGLKYYVACCDIVASDAQGGVVPGGAVSMSGYGDGMYEVKVKYNVSKEVVGVMIDFREEE
- a CDS encoding MerR family transcriptional regulator — encoded protein: MNGKHEEENPLIPLMDFDLLKKLVVGIGEVSDITGIPTRKIRYWEEKGVIHSEKEGEGTTRRYNYLNVKKILLIQEMIEEGFTLDAAAKKVEKRMENLNEAFRKLADSFPDEES